From a region of the Plectropomus leopardus isolate mb unplaced genomic scaffold, YSFRI_Pleo_2.0 unplaced_scaffold6198, whole genome shotgun sequence genome:
- the LOC121939822 gene encoding inositol monophosphatase 1-like, producing the protein CVYLTESVSDRVCVCVCFSVRGAGTAAINMCLVACGCVEAYYEIGIHVWDVAAGSLMVLEAGGVLMDVDGGDVDLMSRRIVAANNRTIAERIVKEIDSFRPPRDDAPPPLKV; encoded by the exons tgtgtgtatctgacaGAGTCTGTAtctgacagagtgtgtgtgtgtgtgtgtttcagcgtGCGTGGAGCAGGAACTGCAGCGATCAACATGTGTCTGGTGGCGTGCGGCTGCGTGGAGGCGTACTATGAGATCGGGATCCACGTGTGGGACGTGGCGGCCGGCTCGCTGATGGTGTTGGAGGCGGGAGGCGTCCTGATGGATGTGGACG GAGGAGACGTCGACCTGATGTCTAGACGGATCGTCGCCGCCAACAACAGAACCATCGCAGAAAGGATCGTCAAAGAGATCGACTCCTTCAGGCCGCCGAGAGACGACGCTCCACCGCCGCTCAAAGTGTGA